From Myxococcaceae bacterium JPH2, the proteins below share one genomic window:
- the argC gene encoding N-acetyl-gamma-glutamyl-phosphate reductase encodes MTQAHIYILGASGFGGGELLRLLSGHPAVAGIRVVSRHHAGEPIHKVHPHLRGLVDARFEAEPDWRWLADSPRPVVFSALGHGELASQFAGLEKKWVEFGLTERMLLVDLSSDFRLDHPGRYAGAYGRPHPSPELLGTFTYGLTEWKRESVKQARRIANPGCFATAVQLALLPIASTPGLGLLAVSGVTGSSGSGSLPGEGTHHPTRAHDFRAYKPLEHQHEAEVEVMLVAHGASRHRLAFVPHSAPMVRGIFATVQFEWPEHGGAVVTQSLTEKFRRYYEGSKFVRIVEGTPRVAAVVGSNFCDISVATKGRSVAVMAALDNLVKGMAGQAVQNFNVALGLPEDIGLRQAACYP; translated from the coding sequence ATGACGCAGGCGCATATCTACATCCTGGGAGCCTCCGGCTTCGGCGGCGGCGAACTCTTGCGGCTGCTGTCGGGCCATCCCGCGGTGGCGGGCATTCGCGTGGTGTCACGGCACCACGCCGGCGAGCCCATCCACAAGGTGCACCCGCACCTGCGCGGGCTGGTGGACGCGCGCTTCGAGGCCGAGCCGGACTGGCGCTGGCTGGCGGACTCGCCTCGCCCCGTCGTGTTCAGCGCGCTGGGCCACGGCGAGCTGGCGTCGCAGTTCGCGGGGCTGGAGAAGAAGTGGGTCGAGTTCGGGCTCACCGAGCGGATGCTGCTGGTGGACCTGTCGTCCGACTTCCGGTTGGACCACCCGGGCCGCTACGCGGGCGCCTATGGCCGGCCGCACCCGTCGCCGGAGCTGCTGGGCACCTTCACGTACGGCCTCACCGAGTGGAAGCGCGAGAGCGTGAAGCAGGCGCGGCGCATCGCCAACCCGGGCTGCTTCGCCACCGCGGTGCAGCTCGCGCTCCTGCCCATCGCGAGCACGCCGGGGCTGGGCCTCTTGGCCGTCTCGGGCGTGACGGGATCCTCGGGCTCGGGCTCGCTGCCGGGCGAGGGCACGCACCACCCGACGCGCGCGCATGACTTCCGCGCGTACAAGCCGCTGGAGCACCAGCACGAGGCCGAGGTCGAGGTCATGCTGGTGGCGCACGGCGCATCCCGGCACCGGCTGGCCTTCGTGCCCCACTCCGCCCCCATGGTGCGCGGCATCTTCGCCACCGTGCAGTTCGAGTGGCCGGAGCACGGCGGCGCGGTGGTGACGCAGTCGCTGACGGAGAAGTTCCGGCGCTACTACGAGGGCTCGAAGTTCGTGCGCATCGTGGAGGGCACGCCGCGCGTGGCCGCCGTGGTGGGCAGCAACTTCTGCGACATCTCCGTCGCGACGAAGGGCCGCTCCGTCGCGGTCATGGCCGCGCTCGACAACCTGGTGAAGGGCATGGCCGGGCAGGCGGTGCAGAACTTCAACGTGGCGCTCGGGCTCCCCGAGGACATCGGCCTGCGTCAGGCCGCCTGCTACCCGTAG